In one window of Maribacter sp. BPC-D8 DNA:
- a CDS encoding TetR/AcrR family transcriptional regulator: MQKKTEYIEIALTLFSKYGCKRVGMDDVAETLGISKKTLYELFENKDNLVQESVTLLLNRTHENMSSFFEMSELASDPFSKIIHIYSVGLKELRNLSPTFLYGLKKHYPKAYKLYDDFTQAIVWTYVLDLLKAAETNGLLKENINIKLICELFILRMNEVILPNRDFFDSYSNEELLEHLIIVPLQGIKR; the protein is encoded by the coding sequence ATGCAGAAAAAAACTGAATACATAGAAATAGCTTTAACGCTGTTCTCAAAATATGGATGCAAAAGGGTCGGAATGGATGATGTTGCTGAGACCCTTGGCATCTCTAAAAAAACACTGTACGAACTGTTTGAAAATAAAGATAATCTAGTTCAAGAAAGTGTTACCCTATTACTTAATCGTACTCATGAAAACATGAGTAGCTTTTTTGAAATGTCTGAACTAGCATCAGACCCTTTTAGTAAAATTATACATATTTATAGTGTAGGACTTAAAGAATTGAGAAACTTGAGTCCTACTTTTTTATATGGACTGAAGAAACACTACCCTAAAGCTTACAAGCTTTACGATGATTTTACACAAGCAATTGTTTGGACCTATGTTTTAGACCTACTAAAAGCTGCTGAAACCAATGGGCTATTAAAAGAAAACATAAATATTAAGCTGATTTGCGAGCTATTTATACTTCGTATGAATGAAGTAATACTACCTAATAGAGATTTCTTTGACAGTTATAGTAATGAAGAACTATTAGAGCATTTAATTATTGTTCCTTTACAGGGGATTAAAAGATAA
- the dinB gene encoding DNA polymerase IV: MPNEMPLRKIIHVDMDAFYASVEELDNPDLKGKPLAVGGGEKRGVVSAANYEARKYGVRSAMSGFMAKKNCPQLTFVKPRFERYKEISKIIRSIFFEYTDLVEPLSLDEAYLDVTINKKGNPSATMLATEIRQRILEKTGLNASAGISINKFIAKIASDINKPNGQKTVNPEEVIPFLEALDIRKFYGVGKVTAEKMYKLGIFTGNDLKNKSIEFLAENFGKSGPYYYHVVRGIHNSEVKPHRIPKSVGAERTFNENLSSEIFMLERLEHIAQELERRLTKSKVAGKTITLKIKYSDFTLNTRSKTLPYYIGDKNLILETAKDLLYQEELQNSVRLLGISLSNLNTDDKTAKKVDDKSILVQLKFDF; this comes from the coding sequence ATGCCCAATGAAATGCCTCTTCGAAAAATTATTCATGTTGATATGGATGCGTTTTATGCATCTGTAGAAGAACTGGATAACCCCGATTTAAAGGGGAAACCTCTGGCTGTGGGTGGCGGTGAAAAAAGAGGTGTGGTTTCAGCCGCAAACTATGAAGCTCGTAAATATGGTGTGCGTAGTGCCATGAGCGGATTTATGGCTAAGAAAAACTGTCCGCAATTGACTTTTGTAAAACCAAGGTTCGAGCGGTATAAAGAAATCTCTAAAATCATACGTTCCATATTTTTTGAATATACCGACCTGGTAGAACCATTATCCCTTGATGAAGCTTATCTCGATGTAACAATCAACAAAAAAGGAAATCCATCGGCTACTATGCTTGCCACCGAAATTCGGCAACGTATTCTAGAAAAAACAGGCTTAAATGCATCCGCGGGTATATCTATCAACAAGTTTATTGCCAAAATCGCCAGTGATATCAACAAGCCTAACGGACAAAAAACAGTCAACCCAGAAGAGGTCATCCCTTTTTTAGAAGCATTAGATATTAGAAAGTTCTACGGTGTGGGTAAAGTAACTGCTGAGAAAATGTACAAGCTGGGCATTTTCACCGGAAATGATTTAAAGAACAAATCAATAGAGTTTCTCGCAGAGAACTTTGGCAAAAGCGGACCTTACTATTATCACGTGGTACGTGGCATTCACAATAGCGAAGTTAAACCTCACCGCATACCTAAATCTGTAGGTGCAGAAAGAACCTTCAACGAAAACCTAAGTAGTGAAATTTTTATGTTAGAGCGGTTAGAACATATTGCTCAAGAACTAGAAAGAAGATTGACGAAATCTAAGGTGGCAGGTAAAACCATTACACTAAAGATAAAATACAGCGATTTTACACTAAACACCAGAAGTAAAACATTACCCTATTATATTGGTGATAAAAACCTCATTTTAGAAACTGCGAAAGATCTTTTGTACCAAGAAGAGCTTCAAAACTCTGTTCGATTGCTCGGTATTTCGCTTTCTAACTTAAATACAGATGATAAAACAGCTAAAAAAGTTGACGATAAATCAATTTTAGTACAATTAAAATTCGATTTCTGA
- a CDS encoding CYTH domain-containing protein: protein MIEIERKFLVKSDDYKSEASTKTRIVQGFLNTDPNRTVRVRIKGDLGFITVKGKSNVTGTSRFEWEKEISVEEAESLLTLCEKGMLNKTRYEIAIGNHVYEVDEFYGENEGLTVAEIELNDENETFQKPAWLSTEVTGEVKYYNSQLSKNPFKNWVD from the coding sequence ATGATAGAAATAGAGCGCAAGTTTTTGGTAAAATCCGATGATTACAAATCTGAGGCAAGTACTAAAACACGAATTGTTCAAGGTTTTTTAAATACAGATCCTAATAGAACGGTTAGGGTTAGAATTAAGGGCGATTTAGGTTTCATAACCGTAAAAGGTAAATCTAATGTAACAGGTACCTCACGTTTTGAATGGGAAAAAGAAATTTCAGTTGAAGAAGCTGAAAGTCTATTGACATTATGTGAAAAAGGAATGCTGAATAAAACCAGGTATGAAATTGCTATTGGAAATCACGTTTACGAAGTTGATGAATTTTATGGCGAAAATGAAGGCTTGACTGTTGCTGAAATAGAATTAAACGATGAGAATGAAACATTTCAAAAACCTGCGTGGTTAAGCACTGAGGTTACAGGTGAAGTAAAATATTACAATTCTCAACTGAGTAAAAACCCTTTTAAGAATTGGGTTGATTAG
- a CDS encoding GbsR/MarR family transcriptional regulator yields the protein MEKEEHKQRLIEELGVHFEAEYSLPPLAARIFGNLVVTDELGLTFDDCQMKRGASKSSISTSLNLLLQLEMITYFTKSGDRKRYFKISDKSTFFVKKLEQAIKKATNESKMIHKVAEYDKKHNMEKYESNKAKIEAYLNCLNQNEATYKEAIEALKSLI from the coding sequence ATGGAAAAAGAAGAACATAAACAAAGATTAATAGAAGAACTAGGTGTTCATTTTGAAGCTGAATATAGTTTACCTCCATTAGCCGCAAGAATATTCGGAAATCTTGTAGTAACCGATGAGCTCGGACTAACATTCGACGATTGTCAAATGAAAAGAGGGGCAAGTAAAAGCTCTATTTCAACTTCGCTCAATTTATTGTTACAATTAGAGATGATTACCTATTTCACTAAATCTGGCGATAGAAAAAGATATTTTAAGATATCTGATAAGAGCACTTTCTTTGTTAAAAAATTAGAACAGGCTATCAAAAAAGCAACAAATGAATCTAAAATGATACACAAAGTTGCTGAATATGATAAGAAACACAACATGGAAAAATATGAATCTAACAAAGCGAAAATAGAAGCCTATTTGAATTGTTTAAATCAAAATGAAGCTACATACAAAGAAGCAATTGAAGCCTTAAAAAGTCTGATTTAA
- the pheS gene encoding phenylalanine--tRNA ligase subunit alpha, with the protein MIDKIKEEISAVASFTADNMEAVETFRIKYLGKKGLLNDFFAEFKNVPNDQKKEFGQTINELKKAATEKVETLKEGFENNQTDEQVYGDLSRPGNTIELGARHPISIVKNKIIDIFSRIGFNVSEGPEIEDDWHNFTALNLPEYHPARDMQDTFFVQTDPDILLRTHTSSVQVRYMENHQPPIRTISPGRVYRNEAISARSHCFFHQVEGLYIDKDVSFADLKQTLQYFTAELFGKSKIRLRPSYFPFTEPSAEVDVYWGLETESDYKITKGTGWLEIGGCGMVDPNVLTNCGLDPEVYSGFAFGVGIDRIAMLLHQITDIRLLSENDLRFLEQFRSAL; encoded by the coding sequence ATGATTGATAAGATAAAAGAAGAAATTTCTGCAGTAGCATCGTTCACAGCTGACAATATGGAAGCTGTTGAGACGTTTCGAATTAAATATTTAGGTAAAAAAGGACTTCTTAATGACTTCTTTGCGGAGTTTAAGAATGTACCAAACGACCAGAAAAAAGAGTTCGGACAGACTATAAACGAGCTTAAAAAAGCTGCTACAGAAAAAGTAGAAACTTTAAAAGAGGGTTTTGAAAATAACCAAACAGACGAACAGGTTTATGGTGATTTATCAAGACCTGGCAATACTATAGAATTAGGTGCACGTCATCCTATTTCAATAGTTAAGAATAAAATCATTGATATTTTCTCTAGAATTGGTTTCAATGTTTCTGAAGGTCCAGAGATAGAAGATGATTGGCATAATTTTACAGCGTTAAATTTGCCAGAATACCATCCTGCAAGAGATATGCAAGATACCTTCTTTGTTCAAACCGACCCAGATATCCTTTTGCGCACACATACCTCATCGGTTCAAGTGCGTTATATGGAAAACCACCAACCTCCTATTCGTACAATATCTCCGGGTAGAGTATATAGAAACGAAGCTATTTCTGCACGTTCTCATTGCTTCTTTCATCAAGTAGAAGGTTTATATATTGATAAAGATGTTTCTTTTGCAGATTTAAAACAAACACTTCAATACTTTACGGCCGAGCTTTTCGGAAAGTCTAAAATTAGACTAAGACCTTCTTATTTTCCATTTACAGAGCCTAGCGCAGAGGTTGATGTGTACTGGGGACTAGAAACTGAATCTGACTATAAAATCACAAAGGGTACTGGTTGGTTAGAAATTGGTGGTTGCGGTATGGTAGACCCAAATGTGCTTACAAATTGCGGACTAGATCCTGAGGTTTATTCAGGTTTCGCATTTGGAGTTGGTATTGATCGTATAGCTATGCTTCTTCATCAAATAACTGATATACGTTTATTGAGTGAAAACGATTTACGCTTTTTAGAGCAATTTAGAAGCGCCCTATAA
- a CDS encoding efflux RND transporter periplasmic adaptor subunit has protein sequence MTKRFLLFAVASVLFFSTSCESKKEKKEEHAKFLVTSPIKMDTSITKDYVSQIHSIRHIELRALEKGYLKEIHVDEGQEVKKGQKMFNIMPNIYQADLQKASAESKVAEIELQNTQLLADGNVVSQNELAMAKANLDKANAEVSLAQTHLGFTSIRAPFDGIMDHLHVREGSLLDEGELLTTLSDNSKMWVYFNVPEAEYLDYIISSDKDVKKEVGLLLANNKEFNQKGIVETIEGEFNNETGNIAFRATFPNPDKILRHGETGSVLMNIPFKDALIIPQKATFEILDKKFVFVVDQNNVVKQREIFIGGEMPNLFVVTKGLTEKDKIILDGIRMVKDNQQIESEFVAPKKVLSSLDLYTE, from the coding sequence ATGACCAAGAGATTTCTCCTGTTCGCAGTCGCTAGTGTTTTGTTTTTTTCAACAAGCTGTGAATCTAAAAAAGAAAAAAAAGAAGAACATGCTAAATTCTTAGTGACCAGTCCCATAAAAATGGACACGTCTATTACGAAAGATTATGTAAGCCAAATACATTCTATAAGGCATATTGAATTAAGAGCTCTTGAGAAAGGATATTTGAAGGAAATTCACGTTGACGAAGGACAAGAGGTGAAAAAAGGGCAAAAAATGTTCAATATTATGCCTAACATATATCAAGCAGATCTACAAAAAGCAAGCGCTGAATCTAAGGTTGCCGAAATAGAACTTCAAAATACTCAGTTATTAGCTGATGGTAATGTTGTCTCTCAAAATGAACTTGCTATGGCTAAGGCTAATTTAGACAAAGCAAACGCAGAAGTTTCTTTAGCACAAACCCATTTAGGTTTTACAAGTATTCGCGCTCCTTTTGATGGTATTATGGACCATTTACACGTTCGAGAAGGTAGTCTTTTAGATGAAGGTGAATTATTGACCACTTTATCAGACAACTCTAAAATGTGGGTTTATTTTAATGTTCCAGAAGCTGAATATTTAGATTATATCATTAGCAGCGATAAAGATGTAAAAAAAGAAGTTGGTCTTTTATTGGCAAATAACAAAGAGTTTAATCAAAAAGGAATTGTTGAAACTATTGAAGGGGAGTTTAATAATGAAACAGGTAACATTGCTTTTAGAGCAACTTTTCCTAATCCAGATAAAATACTAAGACATGGTGAGACCGGTAGTGTTCTAATGAACATCCCTTTTAAAGATGCACTGATCATTCCTCAAAAAGCAACATTCGAAATTTTAGATAAAAAGTTCGTTTTTGTTGTTGATCAAAACAATGTTGTAAAACAACGCGAAATATTTATTGGCGGCGAAATGCCAAATCTTTTTGTAGTAACAAAAGGCTTAACTGAAAAAGATAAAATTATTCTTGATGGTATACGCATGGTTAAAGACAACCAACAAATAGAATCTGAATTTGTTGCCCCTAAGAAGGTTTTATCAAGTTTAGATCTTTACACAGAATAA
- a CDS encoding efflux RND transporter permease subunit, translating to MFQRFIDRPVLSTVISIIIVILGVLGLTTLPIEQYPEIAPPTVQVTSTYTGANAETVLNSVVIPLEEQINGVEDMLYMTSNASNDGASTINVFFKLGTDPDIATVNVQNRVARANSVLPQSVVQTGVITQKSQTSALLFFSLFSDNDEYDATFVENYAKINIVPKLQRIEGVGNVTVFGAKDYSMRIWINPEKMAAYKLMPSDIQAALTEQNLEAATGKIGENADGVYEYVLKYKGRLSNVAEYENIIIKAQENGQFLRLRDVAEIELGAFNYGTKNEGMGKPGAAVGVFQTSGSNANAIIDEIQTILEESKVDFPKGLDYVIPYNTKDFLSASIDHVIQTLIEAFLLVFLVVFIFLQDFRSTLIPAIAVPVAIIGTFFFLSLFGYSINMLTLFAMILAIGIVVDDAIVVVEAVHAKMEEGATNAKTATKSAMSEISGAIISITLVMSAVFIPVSFISGSSGVFYQQFGITLAIAILISAVNALTLSPALAALLLKPHHTSEEKKKGVVKRFFSAFNTGFDAVTNKYVGSVKYIAKRKWLTGVSLVIFAVIAVILFQSTPTGFIPNEDQGLLFADVTMPPGTTLEQTQKTVKKLDSIYQTMDIIEARMNITGFSILNSVNGGSYGFSVLRLKDWGEREGKGESVQEVVGSLFAKTAGIKDAKIFFFTPPSVRGFGNSTGFEMNLQSKDADDWQTVSKVTNEFLGALNARPEVQYAITNFNANFPQYELDVDVEKTKMAGLAVTDVFSAMQGYYGGLYTTDFNKFGKQYRVMIQAKPEDRADENSLNHIFVTNANGESVAVSQFVSLKKIYGPEVVSRFNLLSSVKVNGAMNPGYSTGDAIKAIEEVAAEVLPNNYTYEYSGLTKEENSAGSQTIIIFILSLVFVYFLLSAQYESYILPFSILLSLPVGIAGAIAFVSIAGLENNIYFQIALIMLIGLLSKNAILIVEFALQRRKHGMSIIDSAIDGAKARLRPILMTSFAFILGLMPLALSSGIGAVGNRSIGMSAVGGMLIGTIFGVFVIPALYVIFQTLQERFTGAPQPTIEE from the coding sequence ATGTTTCAAAGATTTATAGATCGTCCCGTACTTTCTACGGTTATTTCGATTATCATAGTTATTCTAGGTGTTTTAGGCTTAACGACCTTGCCCATAGAACAATACCCAGAAATAGCACCACCAACGGTGCAAGTTACAAGTACTTATACAGGTGCAAATGCAGAAACCGTACTTAATAGTGTTGTTATTCCACTAGAAGAGCAAATTAATGGTGTTGAAGACATGTTGTACATGACTTCTAATGCAAGTAATGACGGTGCCTCAACTATAAACGTATTTTTTAAATTAGGTACAGACCCAGATATTGCTACGGTAAACGTGCAGAACAGGGTTGCAAGAGCAAATAGTGTATTACCTCAAAGTGTTGTTCAAACAGGGGTTATTACTCAAAAATCTCAAACTAGTGCGTTATTATTCTTCTCTTTATTTTCTGATAACGATGAGTATGATGCAACGTTTGTAGAAAACTATGCTAAAATTAACATCGTACCAAAATTACAACGTATTGAAGGTGTAGGTAATGTTACTGTTTTTGGAGCTAAAGATTATTCTATGCGTATCTGGATAAATCCAGAAAAAATGGCTGCTTACAAGCTAATGCCATCTGATATTCAAGCTGCACTTACTGAACAAAATCTTGAAGCTGCAACTGGTAAAATTGGTGAAAATGCCGATGGAGTTTATGAGTATGTATTGAAATATAAGGGTCGTCTTTCTAATGTAGCTGAATATGAAAATATCATTATTAAAGCTCAAGAAAACGGGCAGTTTTTAAGACTTAGAGATGTTGCCGAAATTGAATTGGGAGCCTTTAATTATGGAACTAAGAATGAAGGTATGGGCAAGCCTGGTGCTGCTGTTGGTGTTTTTCAAACTTCTGGTTCAAATGCAAATGCCATTATTGATGAAATTCAAACAATTTTAGAAGAGAGTAAGGTCGATTTCCCTAAAGGATTAGACTATGTAATACCTTATAACACTAAAGATTTCTTAAGTGCTTCTATAGATCACGTTATACAAACTTTGATTGAGGCCTTTTTATTAGTATTCTTAGTGGTATTCATATTCTTACAAGACTTTAGATCGACATTAATACCAGCAATTGCAGTACCAGTTGCAATTATTGGTACGTTCTTCTTCCTCTCATTATTTGGGTATTCTATTAACATGTTAACGTTATTTGCAATGATACTTGCTATTGGTATTGTAGTAGATGATGCCATTGTAGTGGTTGAAGCCGTGCATGCTAAAATGGAAGAAGGCGCTACCAATGCTAAAACGGCTACGAAATCTGCTATGTCAGAAATATCAGGTGCTATTATTTCTATTACCTTGGTAATGTCGGCCGTATTTATTCCTGTATCATTTATTAGTGGATCATCAGGTGTATTCTACCAACAATTTGGTATCACATTGGCAATAGCAATTCTTATTTCTGCTGTAAATGCGTTGACATTGAGTCCGGCTTTGGCTGCTCTTTTATTGAAACCACATCATACATCCGAAGAAAAAAAGAAAGGTGTTGTAAAACGTTTCTTCTCAGCTTTCAATACTGGTTTTGATGCTGTAACCAACAAATATGTTGGGTCAGTTAAATATATAGCCAAAAGAAAATGGCTAACTGGGGTTTCGCTTGTAATATTCGCAGTTATTGCAGTTATATTATTCCAATCTACACCTACTGGGTTTATTCCGAATGAGGATCAAGGGTTATTATTTGCTGATGTTACCATGCCCCCTGGTACAACATTAGAGCAAACACAAAAAACTGTGAAGAAGCTCGATTCTATTTATCAAACTATGGATATCATAGAAGCTAGAATGAACATTACCGGGTTTAGTATTCTAAACAGTGTTAACGGTGGTTCATATGGTTTCTCTGTACTTCGTCTTAAAGATTGGGGTGAAAGAGAAGGAAAAGGAGAATCTGTTCAAGAAGTGGTAGGAAGCCTGTTTGCAAAAACAGCAGGAATAAAAGATGCTAAAATATTCTTCTTTACACCACCAAGTGTACGTGGTTTTGGTAACTCTACAGGTTTTGAGATGAACTTACAGAGTAAAGATGCCGATGATTGGCAAACGGTTAGTAAAGTTACCAATGAGTTTTTAGGTGCTTTAAATGCAAGACCAGAGGTGCAATACGCTATTACCAACTTCAACGCTAATTTCCCTCAGTATGAGTTAGATGTAGATGTTGAAAAAACCAAAATGGCAGGCTTAGCTGTTACTGATGTGTTCAGTGCTATGCAAGGTTATTATGGTGGTCTTTATACTACCGATTTCAATAAATTTGGTAAGCAATACCGTGTAATGATTCAAGCGAAACCAGAAGATAGAGCAGACGAAAATTCGTTGAACCATATTTTTGTAACCAATGCCAATGGAGAATCGGTTGCCGTTTCTCAATTTGTATCGTTGAAGAAAATTTATGGTCCTGAGGTGGTAAGTAGATTTAACTTATTGAGTTCTGTGAAAGTTAACGGAGCTATGAACCCTGGGTATTCCACTGGTGACGCTATTAAAGCCATTGAAGAGGTTGCCGCAGAGGTTTTACCTAATAATTACACCTATGAATATTCTGGACTTACCAAAGAGGAAAATAGTGCTGGTAGCCAAACTATCATAATTTTTATATTGAGTTTGGTATTTGTGTACTTCCTATTAAGTGCGCAGTACGAATCGTATATTTTACCATTTTCAATTCTTCTATCGCTACCAGTTGGTATTGCAGGTGCAATTGCCTTTGTAAGTATAGCAGGGCTTGAAAACAATATCTATTTTCAGATTGCATTGATTATGCTTATTGGTCTGCTTTCTAAAAATGCAATTCTTATTGTAGAGTTTGCATTGCAACGTAGAAAACACGGTATGTCAATTATTGATTCTGCTATTGACGGTGCAAAAGCAAGACTTAGACCAATTTTAATGACCTCATTCGCCTTTATCTTAGGTCTAATGCCATTGGCATTATCATCGGGTATCGGTGCAGTAGGTAACCGATCTATTGGTATGAGTGCTGTAGGTGGTATGTTAATAGGTACCATTTTCGGTGTATTCGTTATACCAGCATTGTATGTTATTTTCCAAACGCTACAAGAGCGTTTTACAGGTGCTCCACAACCAACTATTGAAGAATAA
- a CDS encoding efflux RND transporter periplasmic adaptor subunit has translation MKKLSIIGILSAVLLLSSCFGSSEKPAQGPAAPPPPSLKVAKLEKQDLTIYNEFSTTLEGKQNVEIWPKVSGFVQEVYVEEGQKIKKGQLLFKLETQTLNQDANAAKASVNVAQVEVDKLKPLVDKNIISPVQLETAKAQLVQAQANYHSVTSNIGYSRITSPVDGYIGEIPFKIGALVSSAMAKPLTTVSDISEVRAYFSMNEKELLKLKESLPKNENNVLDLEKAPEVTLIMINGEDYAEPGKIAMINTIINSTTGSVTARADFDNKNNLLSSGSTGKIKIPTIYSGAYEIPQTATIDLQGKKLVYVLKDDNTVTTMPLDIITTTQKGFVVENGIEDGTTIVIEGVSKLKDGMAINPAK, from the coding sequence ATGAAAAAGTTATCAATTATAGGAATATTAAGTGCCGTGCTTCTTTTGAGCTCGTGCTTTGGTTCATCAGAAAAACCAGCACAAGGTCCTGCAGCACCACCACCACCAAGTTTGAAAGTGGCTAAATTAGAAAAGCAAGACTTAACTATATATAATGAATTCTCAACTACTCTTGAAGGTAAGCAGAATGTAGAGATATGGCCAAAAGTATCTGGTTTTGTTCAAGAGGTATATGTTGAAGAAGGTCAGAAAATTAAAAAAGGTCAATTACTTTTTAAATTAGAAACCCAAACTCTAAATCAAGATGCAAACGCTGCAAAGGCTTCTGTAAATGTAGCACAAGTTGAGGTTGACAAATTGAAGCCTTTAGTAGATAAAAATATAATTAGCCCGGTACAATTAGAAACTGCAAAAGCACAACTTGTACAAGCACAGGCAAATTACCATAGTGTTACTTCTAACATTGGTTATTCTCGTATTACTAGCCCTGTAGACGGGTACATTGGCGAGATTCCTTTTAAGATTGGTGCGCTTGTAAGTTCTGCAATGGCTAAACCATTAACTACTGTTTCTGATATTAGCGAGGTTCGTGCTTATTTTTCAATGAACGAGAAAGAGCTTTTAAAATTAAAGGAGTCTTTGCCTAAAAATGAGAATAACGTTTTAGACTTAGAGAAAGCCCCAGAGGTTACCTTAATAATGATCAACGGTGAAGATTACGCTGAACCTGGCAAAATTGCTATGATCAATACTATTATTAATAGTACTACCGGTAGTGTAACGGCAAGAGCTGATTTTGATAACAAAAATAATTTACTTAGTAGTGGTAGTACTGGTAAAATTAAAATTCCGACTATTTACAGTGGTGCATATGAAATACCACAAACTGCAACTATTGACCTTCAAGGTAAAAAATTGGTTTACGTTTTAAAAGATGATAATACGGTTACTACAATGCCATTAGATATTATTACCACCACTCAAAAAGGGTTTGTAGTTGAAAATGGAATTGAAGATGGAACTACTATTGTTATTGAGGGAGTTTCAAAATTAAAAGACGGAATGGCTATTAACCCAGCCAAGTAA
- a CDS encoding TolC family protein, with protein sequence MNKIISNKLLLVAILPLLLQSCFTAKTYERPDIETENLYRTDNLPQDSVSFASVSYQDLFTDSYLKTYIQKGLENNLDIRIALQNIAAAEAYVKQGKAGYLPTVNAAASATRTARNSENGQFGSLFTQPYNQFETSGTISWEADIWGKIRSTKRASDASYLQTVAAHKAVKTSLVAQIATTYYQILALDKQISVTEETIENRSKSLETITALKEAGQTNQVGVDQTAAQLYSAQSQLLDIKNLLYQAENTMSILLGEQPQTYARTTLDEQSLDNDLQLGVPTLLLRNRPDIMEAEYGLVNTFELTNVARSNFYPSITLSAQGGFQSLEIDNWIDSGSIFANLVGGLTQPIFNGRKIRTAYEVAQAQQEQAVYMFKKTLLNAGQEVSNALYDYNISLEKEEFITKQVLALRRAESNSEELLNSGYLTYLDLLTARENALTAELSLVDNKLSQLSATVELYRSLGGGWQ encoded by the coding sequence ATGAATAAAATTATATCAAATAAACTTTTACTGGTTGCCATTCTGCCACTGTTGTTGCAGTCTTGCTTTACGGCAAAAACATACGAGCGACCAGATATAGAAACAGAAAACTTATATAGAACAGACAATTTGCCACAAGATAGTGTGTCGTTTGCGTCGGTTTCTTACCAAGACCTTTTTACAGATTCTTATTTGAAGACATATATTCAAAAAGGTCTAGAAAATAACCTTGACATTCGTATTGCGCTACAAAACATTGCGGCTGCAGAGGCTTATGTAAAACAAGGCAAAGCTGGATACTTACCAACAGTTAACGCTGCTGCAAGTGCAACTAGAACTGCAAGAAACAGTGAAAACGGACAATTTGGAAGCTTATTCACCCAACCATATAACCAGTTTGAAACTTCTGGTACTATTTCTTGGGAAGCTGATATATGGGGAAAAATTAGAAGTACCAAACGCGCTAGTGATGCCAGTTACTTACAAACGGTAGCAGCGCATAAAGCTGTAAAAACAAGTTTAGTGGCACAAATTGCTACTACTTACTATCAAATTTTAGCTTTAGATAAACAAATATCTGTCACTGAAGAAACCATTGAAAACCGTTCTAAAAGTTTAGAAACTATAACTGCCTTAAAAGAGGCTGGACAAACAAACCAAGTAGGGGTTGACCAAACTGCAGCGCAATTATATAGCGCTCAGAGCCAATTATTGGATATTAAGAATTTACTGTACCAAGCAGAAAATACAATGAGTATTCTATTGGGTGAGCAACCACAAACCTACGCCAGAACTACTTTAGATGAACAATCTTTAGACAACGACCTGCAGTTAGGTGTGCCAACTCTTTTACTTCGTAATAGACCTGATATTATGGAAGCAGAATATGGCTTGGTAAATACTTTTGAATTAACAAATGTTGCTAGAAGTAATTTTTATCCTTCAATTACCCTTTCTGCACAAGGCGGGTTTCAAAGTTTAGAGATTGATAATTGGATAGATTCTGGTTCTATTTTCGCAAACTTGGTAGGTGGATTAACACAACCTATTTTTAACGGTAGAAAAATTAGAACTGCTTACGAAGTTGCGCAAGCTCAACAAGAACAGGCAGTGTATATGTTTAAGAAGACACTATTAAATGCTGGTCAAGAAGTATCTAATGCCTTGTATGATTACAATATATCTTTAGAAAAAGAAGAGTTTATTACGAAACAGGTACTGGCCTTAAGAAGAGCTGAAAGTAATTCAGAAGAATTATTGAATAGTGGTTATTTAACGTACCTAGATCTTTTGACTGCTAGAGAGAATGCCTTAACTGCTGAACTTAGCTTGGTTGATAACAAGCTTTCTCAATTATCTGCAACAGTTGAGTTATATCGTTCTCTTGGTGGTGGATGGCAATAA